GATTTGGGGAAATGAACGATCTGCGCCGGCGCGTCTGCAGGTGTGACTTCGAATGTATGGATCCGGTTGAGCCAGGCCCCGGATGGATCCGCGCCATAGGCATCGACATCACCAAGCGGTGAAGCACCCGCGCCGGTGTTCCATTCCTTGCAATTGACCGCGCAGGCATGGCAGCCGACGCAGGTGTCGAGATCGATCACCAGTCCAAGGCGTTTTTCGGTTGTCTGCGGAAGCGTGGTCATTCGGCAGTCTCCCGCCCGAAGGCCACCTGGCCGGGACCAGACCCAACCGGGCTTCCTTGCGCACCATGTGACGGTTGGCTGTGAATGCCCGACTGATCCGGATCGCGGCGGATTGAAACCCGCAAATCAAACCAGGCGGCCTGGCCGGTGATTGGATCGGAATTGGCCCAGCGACGGCCGTCACCCTTTGGCGGCAGCAACTCATCGATCAGATGGTTGAGCAGAAACCCTCGGGTGGTCTCCGGCGCATCCTTGCCGAGCGCCCAGGCGCCTGCACGTTTGCCGATTGCGTTCCAGGTCCACAGCGTCGAACCGTTGACCGCATCCATGCGCCGCACCTGAACCCGGATTTCGCCGGATGGTGAATTGACCAGGGCCCAGTCACCATCGGTTAGCTTCTCCCTGTCACAGACATCGCCGGGCACATAGAGCGCGTTCTCGCCATGGATCTGCCTGAGCCAGGCATTCTGGGATCCCCAGGAATGGTACATCGCAGCAGGGCGTTGGGTGATCGCATGTAGCGGATAGGCATCTGGCTCAAGCCCGTCCTCGTAGAACGGCGGATACCAGCAGGGCAACGGATCAAAGCAGCGCTGGATTCGTGCGCGATGATGTTCGGGCGGCGACGGCTTGATCTTGCCTTCGGCGGCCAGCTGAAACTTGCGCAACGGCTCGAGATAGAGCTGGAAGATGTTTTCGACCGGCCCGTCCTGCAGTCCGTTTGCGATCGCCCAGTCGCTCCAGGCCCGGTTGGCGTGCTTGAAGAATTGCGCCTCTTCCGGCACATGCACCATCGAAAACCCGCCATTCTCGATGTAGCGTTTGAGCTGGTCCGGATTGGGTTCGCCACGTCCGGTCTTGTCGCCATTCTCACCCCGCCATCCGGATAAGGGTCCGACCCCCGGCTTGCGTTGGTGATTGACGATGTAGTCGGCGTAGTCCTTGTAGATCGCTTCGCCCGCCTCATTGACCATGCCGGGCAGTTTCAGCCGCGCGCCAAGATCGAGCAGCACGCTTTGAAACCCGCGCACGTCGCGGTCGGGCTCGACAACCGGCCAACGGATCGAATCGCACAGCGCTTCAGGTTCACTGATCGGACGGTCGAGCAGCGAGATGCAGTCGTGGCGCTCGAGATAGGTGGTGTCAGGCAGAATCAGATCGGCGAAAGCCACCATTTCTGAGGAATAGGCGTCCGAATAGATGATCTTGGGGATCACGTAATCGCCATTCTCATCGGTGTCGGTAAGCATGTCCATCACCGATGTGGTGTTCATCGACGAGTTCCAGGCCATGTTGGCCATGTAGAGAAACAGGACGTCTATGCCATAGGGATCGCGCGCATGGGCATTCGAGATTACCATGTGCATCAACCCGTGCGCCGACAGTGGCGCATCCCAGGAAAACGCCTTGTCGATGCGCTGTGCAGTCTCGCCATCGGCTTCGAGCAGCAGATCTTCCGGCCCCCGCGGATAGCCCAGATGCGGCCCTGCCAGCGCCGCGTCAGCACAGGCGCCGCCATGGGGCCGGGGCTGACCGGCGACCGGCCTCGGATAGGGTGGCTTGAAACGAAAACCACCGGGACAATCGACGGAGCCAAGCAGGATCTGCAGGAGATGAAGCGCCCTGCAGGTCTGAAAGCCGTTGGAATGAGCGGAGATCCCGCGCATGGCGTGAAACGCCACCGGGCGGCCGATCATCCGCTCATGGCGCTCACCCTTCATGTCGGTCCACGGGCGCTCGATAACAATTTCGCGCTTGAACGCGGCATCGGCGATTTCGCTGGCAATCCGGGTGACGGTGTCAGCGTCGATCCCTGTCTGCTCCGCAACGGCTGCAGGCGCATATTTCGGATCGAGATAGGCTTTCGCCAGCAACTCGAACACCGGCGTTGCCTTGCGACCGTCAGGCAACGTGAACTGGCCCTTCATCGCCGGCTTTATGCCAGCTTCAGAGGAGGTGACGATCGCCCCGGTCTTGCGATCAGCCACCAGCGCCACGCCCTGCTCGTCACGGGCAAACAATCCGTGGTCGGAAGCATCGGGGTCGTCAATTACCAGCCAGGGCGCATTGGTGTAGCGGATTAGGTAGTCGACATCGATCTGCCCGGTGCGCATCAGCTCATGCACCAGGGCCAGGATCAGCAAACCGTCGGTGCCCGGCGTGATCCCGAGCCATTCATCGGCAATCGCGTTGTAGCCGGTGCGAACTGGATTGACGCCAATGACCTTGACGCCGCGCGCCTTGAGACGCCCCAGTCCCATCTTGATCGGGTTGGAATCATGGTCTTCGGCAACGCCGAAAATCATGAACAGCTCGGTGCGCTCCCAGTCCGGCGCGCCGAACTCCCAGAACGCGCCGCCCATGGTGTAGATGCCGGCCGCAGCCATGTTGACCGAGCAGAAACCGCCATGCGCAGCGTAGTTGGGAGTCCCGTATTGCTGCGCCCACCAGCCGGTCATCGACTGGCTCTGGTCACGCCCGGTGAAGAAGGCGAGCTTGCGCGGATCAGTGCTGCGCACCTTCCCAAGCCATTGTGTGGCCAGACCCAGCGCCTCGTCCCATTCGATTTCCTTGAATTTGCCCTCGCCGCGCTTTCCGGTGCGCAACAGCGGCTTTTTCAGCCGTGCCGGAGAGTAGTGTTGCATGATCCCGGCCGATCCCTTGGCGCAAAGCACGCCCTTGTTGATCGGGTGGTCCCGGTTGCCCTCGATGTAGTGAACCTTCTCGCCCTTCATGTGGACGTTGATCCCGCAGCGGCAGGCGCACATGTAGCATGTGGTCTTGCGAATCTCGGTTTTGCCGTCGCCGGCATCCTCCGCCCGGCTGATATGGTTCATGCGCTCCCCCGCCTCCGCGACGCCCGTCTTGACGGTTGTGCCACGGCCTTTGTGTGCCATTGCTGGCGATCCGGCAGACAAAGCCGTGACCCTCTGCAAACGGACCCCGCGGCCCCACAAATGTCAAGGCTGGGAGCTAGCGCCAGTTCGACATCTTCTAAGGCCAGTTTGAAGCCAGCCAATGGCTACTGAAAGGAGAGGGGTGAGCACATGGCGCTCTTGGCTTATCTCCGTGAACAATGACACACATGAAGGAATACAGGGTGCGCCTGACCTGACGTCACCGGTCCGATCTCGGCCGATCTGACTTCCGGATGTGATCAATCAGCGTCAGCGACGCGGGGCCTGCAATAAAGCCCGTGCAACACATCGAGCACTGCCGAGACTTCCTGGCCCTTGAGCGAGTAGTAGATGGTTTGTGCATCGCGCCTCGTGTTGACCAGGTCAGCGTCACGCAGTTTACGCAGATGATGCGACATCGCCGGTTGCGAAAGGCCGGCCATGTCCGCAAGCTTCAAAACACTCTGCTCGCCATCGAGCAAAATGCAAAGAATGCGCAAGCGAACCGGTTGTGACAGCATCTCCATCAGCTTTGCCGCTTCGTTCATGCGCGGCTCCATTTCGAGCATATCAAGGGCGTCCGGCATTGATCCGTGTTCCTTTCGCAAACATTAATAAACTCTTATATAAATGATTTTGGACGTATTTTCAATCGATAACCCTGCGGGTGCTGTCCCGCGCGATCAGCTCCACATCCAGGATGTTGGGTTTGGAGCTGCGGTCATCAGGTGCCCCGATATGGCGGATGATGATTTCCGCAGCGGCAAGTCCCAGCGCCGTGCGCGGCTGATGGACTGTTGTCAGGGCAGGGATGAACCGTCGTGCAATATCGATGTCATCGAATCCGACGACGGAAACGTCCTCCGGCGTCGAGATGCCAAGGCGGGTCAACTCCGAGATGAAGCCGAACGCCATCTGGTCTGACTGGCAGAACATGGCGCTGGGCCGGTTGGGCAGGCCCAGCCATGCGGCAGCCGCTTTGGCGCCGGCCTCAATGGAAAAATCACCGTCAAACACATGCGCAGGATCAAGCGCAAGATTGCGTGCTGCCATCTCGGCAGCAACTCCCTGGCTGCGCGTCCCGGTCAGGACATTGTCCCGGGGGCCGCTGATCATTCCGATAGACCGGTGGCCGAGATCGGTCAGATGCGCGATCGCTAGCCGCGCGCCGCGCTCGTTGTTGACCCGGACAGAGGGAAAGCGGTCGGCTGGCGTCCATTCGCAAGCGAAGATGATCGGCGGGGCGTCGGGGCCTGACAGTGTTGCGGAGAGAACGGTGTCGGGCAGTGAGCCGTCAAGTGCGATAATACCGTCAGCACGGGTGGCATGCAGATAGTTCAAGAGCAGTTGTGGCTTCAGATGCGCCTGCCGTGTGTCGACCACCAACATGTTGAGATCGGACTTCGACAACCCTTCCTCAATGCCTGACAGGATCCGGGAGAAAAACGGATTGCCCAGATCAGGCACCATCACGACTATGGCCCCTGTCCGCTGCCGCCTCAGATTGCGGGCAGAAAGATTGACCCGGTAGCCGCTTTCCTGCGCCGCCGCGAGAACCGCGTTGCGTGTTGATTCAGCTACTGTATCGGGCTTGCTGAGCGCGCGGCTCACGGTTGCGGTCGAGACACCTGCAAGCTTTGCGACATCGGTGATTCTCGGCGCCCGCTTCTGCATGTGGCGTTCAAGTCCTTATCATTCCGTGTGACGCTGATCGCGCCGAGGGAATTACCACTTGACTCCAAAACCCATCGCGGTCAACCTTCATGTAATCGATTGCAGCGCAACATGTCAGCAAAATGTAATCGATTGCAAATGCCGGTCTGGCTGTTGTGAGGATCCAGTCTGGTTTTTGTAAGAACAATGGTTCCCGGAGCGTTGCGCCAAGCAGGCGAAGCCCGGGTGGAGGAACAATCCTGGGAGGGAAAGTGATGGATATTTACAATACAATTCTTGCTGGTGCTTCGGTGCTGGCGCTGACTGCTTCGGCTCAGGCCACAGAACTTGAAGTCACGCATTGGTGGACGTCCGGCGGTGAAGCCGCGGCCGTTGCCGAATTCGCCAAGGCGTTTGATGCCACGGGCAACAAATGGGTCGACGGCGCCATCGCCGGTGGCGGCGGCACCGCACGCCCGATCATGATCAGCCGCATCACCGGCGGTGATCCGATGGCTGCAACGCAGTTCAACCACGGCCAGCAGGCGCTGGAACTGGTCGAGGCTGGCCTGATGCTGGACCTGACCGATGTGGCCGAAGCCGAGGGGTGGAAAGATGTGATCTTCCCGCAGTCCCTTCTCGACTCCTGCACGGTGGATGGCCGCATTTACTGCGCGCCCGTCAACATCCACTCGCCGGAGTGGCTGTGGCTGTCCAACAAGGCGTTTGAGGAAGCAGGCGTGCCGGTGCCCACCAACTGGGGCGAGTTCGTCGCCGCCGCCCCCGCGCTTGAAGCTGCCGGCAAGATACCGTTGGCGCTCGGCAACCAGCCCTGGCAGTCCAACCTCGCCTTCGGCGCGATGCAGATTGCTGTCGCAGGTCTTGATACGTGGAAGGCCGTCAACGTCGACAAGAACATGGATGTCGCCGCCGGGCCGGAATATGCAAAGGTTTTCGAGGCGGCTGCCAACGCGCGCAAGCTCGCAGCAAAATCGACCGTTCAGGACTGGAACCAGGCGACAAACCTCGTCATCACCGATCAGGCTGGCGGTCAGATCATGGGCGACTGGGCCCAGGGCGAATTCGCTGTTGCTGGCAAGGTTGCCGGCCAGGATTACACCTGCCTGCCGGGCCTCGGCGTGAACGCGTATCTCTCGACTGGTGGCGATGCCTTCTACTTCCCGAAGATC
The DNA window shown above is from Hoeflea phototrophica DFL-43 and carries:
- a CDS encoding molybdopterin oxidoreductase family protein, with translation MNHISRAEDAGDGKTEIRKTTCYMCACRCGINVHMKGEKVHYIEGNRDHPINKGVLCAKGSAGIMQHYSPARLKKPLLRTGKRGEGKFKEIEWDEALGLATQWLGKVRSTDPRKLAFFTGRDQSQSMTGWWAQQYGTPNYAAHGGFCSVNMAAAGIYTMGGAFWEFGAPDWERTELFMIFGVAEDHDSNPIKMGLGRLKARGVKVIGVNPVRTGYNAIADEWLGITPGTDGLLILALVHELMRTGQIDVDYLIRYTNAPWLVIDDPDASDHGLFARDEQGVALVADRKTGAIVTSSEAGIKPAMKGQFTLPDGRKATPVFELLAKAYLDPKYAPAAVAEQTGIDADTVTRIASEIADAAFKREIVIERPWTDMKGERHERMIGRPVAFHAMRGISAHSNGFQTCRALHLLQILLGSVDCPGGFRFKPPYPRPVAGQPRPHGGACADAALAGPHLGYPRGPEDLLLEADGETAQRIDKAFSWDAPLSAHGLMHMVISNAHARDPYGIDVLFLYMANMAWNSSMNTTSVMDMLTDTDENGDYVIPKIIYSDAYSSEMVAFADLILPDTTYLERHDCISLLDRPISEPEALCDSIRWPVVEPDRDVRGFQSVLLDLGARLKLPGMVNEAGEAIYKDYADYIVNHQRKPGVGPLSGWRGENGDKTGRGEPNPDQLKRYIENGGFSMVHVPEEAQFFKHANRAWSDWAIANGLQDGPVENIFQLYLEPLRKFQLAAEGKIKPSPPEHHRARIQRCFDPLPCWYPPFYEDGLEPDAYPLHAITQRPAAMYHSWGSQNAWLRQIHGENALYVPGDVCDREKLTDGDWALVNSPSGEIRVQVRRMDAVNGSTLWTWNAIGKRAGAWALGKDAPETTRGFLLNHLIDELLPPKGDGRRWANSDPITGQAAWFDLRVSIRRDPDQSGIHSQPSHGAQGSPVGSGPGQVAFGRETAE
- a CDS encoding ABC transporter substrate-binding protein, with the protein product MDIYNTILAGASVLALTASAQATELEVTHWWTSGGEAAAVAEFAKAFDATGNKWVDGAIAGGGGTARPIMISRITGGDPMAATQFNHGQQALELVEAGLMLDLTDVAEAEGWKDVIFPQSLLDSCTVDGRIYCAPVNIHSPEWLWLSNKAFEEAGVPVPTNWGEFVAAAPALEAAGKIPLALGNQPWQSNLAFGAMQIAVAGLDTWKAVNVDKNMDVAAGPEYAKVFEAAANARKLAAKSTVQDWNQATNLVITDQAGGQIMGDWAQGEFAVAGKVAGQDYTCLPGLGVNAYLSTGGDAFYFPKIDDPEIEKAQKELAAMMVSKQVQVAFNLKKGSLPIRGDVDLAAANDCMKKGLEILASGNLVPTGDMVWSPDIVKQNEDLMVEFWKTDMAPEDAHAQWVNNLKSGS
- a CDS encoding ArsR/SmtB family transcription factor, which codes for MPDALDMLEMEPRMNEAAKLMEMLSQPVRLRILCILLDGEQSVLKLADMAGLSQPAMSHHLRKLRDADLVNTRRDAQTIYYSLKGQEVSAVLDVLHGLYCRPRVADAD
- a CDS encoding LacI family DNA-binding transcriptional regulator, with product MQKRAPRITDVAKLAGVSTATVSRALSKPDTVAESTRNAVLAAAQESGYRVNLSARNLRRQRTGAIVVMVPDLGNPFFSRILSGIEEGLSKSDLNMLVVDTRQAHLKPQLLLNYLHATRADGIIALDGSLPDTVLSATLSGPDAPPIIFACEWTPADRFPSVRVNNERGARLAIAHLTDLGHRSIGMISGPRDNVLTGTRSQGVAAEMAARNLALDPAHVFDGDFSIEAGAKAAAAWLGLPNRPSAMFCQSDQMAFGFISELTRLGISTPEDVSVVGFDDIDIARRFIPALTTVHQPRTALGLAAAEIIIRHIGAPDDRSSKPNILDVELIARDSTRRVID